One window of Manihot esculenta cultivar AM560-2 chromosome 17, M.esculenta_v8, whole genome shotgun sequence genomic DNA carries:
- the LOC110604542 gene encoding WRKY transcription factor 28: protein MSDEHSDLYYHAPFHEDHYDVINEAGSYNHNNQKLPYSIVGSSNHGFDPSSSYMSFTECLHGSMDYNSLAKAFGMSPSSSEVFSSIEGNPKPVEIGDFGGGANSTENPVTPNSSVSFSSSEAGGEEDSAKPKKESPPKGTEQDGGECSKKEGKTKKKGEKKQREPRFAFMTKSEVDHLEDGYRWRKYGQKAVKNSPYPRSYYRCTTQKCTVKKRVERSFQDPSIVITTYEGQHNHQIPATLRGNAAAMFSHSMLTPNPLGSTRATFPQDFLAQMAPHIGSQLVAGPGSIYPQNQHPHHQYQVPDYGLLQDIVPSMVFKQEP, encoded by the exons atgTCGGATGAACACAGTGACCTCTACTACCATGCTCCTTTCCATGAAGATCACTACGATGTCATCAATGAAGCTGGCTCTTATAACCACAACAATCAAAAGCTTCCTTATTCCATTGTGGGTTCCTCTAATCATGGGTTTgatccttcttcttcttacatGAGTTTCACTGAGTGTTTACATGGCTCCATGGACTATAACTCTCTAGCAAAGGCCTTTGGCATGTCGCCTTCATCTTCTGAAGTTTTTTCTTCCATAGAAGGAAATCCAAAGCCTGTAGAAATTGGAGATTTTGGAGGAGGTGCTAACAGTACTGAAAATCCAGTCACCCCAAATTCTTCAGTTTCTTTCTCTTCCAGTGAGGCTGGCGGTGAAGAAGATTCAGCAAAACCCAAGAAAGAGAGCCCACCAAAAGGGACTGAGCAAGATGGAGGAGAATGCTCCAAGAAAGA GGGCAAGACAAAGAAAAAAGGAGAGAAAAAGCAAAGAGAGCCAAGATTTGCCTTCATGACTAAGAGTGAAGTTGATCATCTTGAAGATGGATATAGATGGAGAAAATATGGACAGAAGGCTGTTAAAAATAGCCCTTATCCAAG GAGCTATTACAGGTGCACGACTCAGAAATGTACTGTGAAGAAACGAGTAGAGAGGTCATTTCAAGATCCATCCATTGTGATCACAACATATGAAGGGCAGCATAATCATCAGATCCCTGCAACGCTAAGAGGAAACGCTGCGGCCATGTTTTCACATTCTATGCTCACACCAAATCCCTTAGGAAGCACCAGGGCTACCTTTCCTCAGGACTTTTTGGCTCAAATGGCACCCCACATAGGCAGCCAACTTGTTGCTGGTCCAGGCTCGATATACCCACAGAACCAACATCCTCACCACCAGTATCAGGTTCCTGACTATGGACTTTTGCAAGACATAGTCCCTTCCATGGTCTTTAAACAAGAGCCCTGA